In Pseudomonas saponiphila, the genomic stretch GTTCCTGTATGACTGCAATTGGCTGATAGCTGCCCCTGAGGAAGGGCTGCAAACGGCCATGAGCGGACAGCGCTTACCTAGAGCTTTGCACGGTAAAAATACTCTAGTAGCCTGCCGAACAAACTTCGCTCCTGGCCCTCAACATATGCTCCCTTCCGACATCGAAGAATGGCTCCAATCTAACTCTTCCTCTGGCTATAGAGCACATTTGCTAGCTCACCAAGCTGACGTCTCGTTTTACGTCACCAAGTTGGAAATCGAGGGTACTGAGCTAGCCGATCTTTATTTTCGTCACGGCGCAATGCCTGTTCGGGGATGGTATGAGTTGATCGAAATAGATCAGGTTGAGCAGATGACTACCTATGCGATCAACGAGCTTGGAGTACCAGTTGGTTATCTGGCTCTTACCGGAGTAGTGGGGCAAGGCATCGTGCTCTACCATCGCTCATCCCAAGCTGTGTTTGATGTAGAGTTCGGTCAGTTCGACCTTCTTCTAAAGGGCGAATTAGCACCTATCGCAACTACCTTTAGTGGCTTCCTCCGGTGGTGTCGTGACCGCGATCAGGACGACTAAAGCAATGGGGAGCGGAATTAGTTTTTCGTCCGCTTCTGGCCGATAGCTTCTCTCATACACGCCTGAAAAAACAGAACGCGATTTACCTTACCGCAGCCATTGCTGCCGCTAGACACACCCACTCAAACATCCCCTCCAATCCACCGTTGCTGGTCCCCATTCCCCGCCCCTATAGTTCCCCCTCGCAGCAACATCCGCGACGACCTTGGCCGGTCGAATTACAACGCAGCATCAGCGTCCACAACACCTTTGCAGTCGCCTTTCCGGTGCCCGCGACAGGATGTTATGACGGCTGTGCGCGGTGATTCTCCGGTCGTCATAGGCGCGTACAGCGGTCATTTTCTTCGTCGTCGGCAACTCAGGTGATTGCTCCATAAACAGGAGCTGTACCGATGATTGACCAGCCACTCTCGCGCTTTACCGCCGTCGACACCCACGACGCCAACCAAGCCGTTTTCTACCTCGACACCCAAGCCTCTCTGAGCGATCTGGCCAGCAGTGCTGCCCATCGTTTCACTGTGGTGCGGGATCTGATGGACACGCTGTCCACGCTTAACCTGAAAGACATTGCCGACTGCGACCTGACGCGGGTCACCCGAGGGGTGCATCTGCTCACCCGGGAGGGTTGCGCGGTGCTGGAGGTGATTCAGTGGCGAACAGCGCAAGAGGCCTGAAGGCCATTGAACTCAACCAGCGCGTAAAACGCGCATGGCTTTGCTTTGGCTTTTGATTTTCCTGGCTATTCAGGAAGCCGAGCGCAGGCGTCAGCAAGGGCTGATGTATGGCTTATGGGCCAATTCGCCGGCAAGCCGGCTCCTACGAAAGCGCGTAAAACGCGCTCGGTTTTGCTTTGGCTTTTGATCTTGCTCTTGATCTTGATCTTCCTGCCCCCTCCAGAAGGCCGAACGCAGGCGTTGCGCAGGGGGCAGCTCGGCATGGATGCCGAGCTAGCCGCCACCAGGCCATGGATGGCCTGTGGCGGCGGGCCCCCGGAGCAATGCCGGAGTGAGGGAACGCCGAGCCTAGGCGAGGCGCCGGATGCGGGGGCAGGAGCGTTTTGCTTACTTTTGCGCTGTTCAAAAGTGAGTCGCTGTAAGAGCGAAACCCTAAGCGGCCGTGACCGCAGCAACGGATATGTCCACAAAACCGTATGCAGCCAGGTGAAAAGCATCGGCAGGTTTGGCGAGGACTGCGTCCTCGTGCGCAGCCTCGCTGCGCTCGACAGCGGCTACAGGTTTCGACGGTCAGGGCCATCAGGAAACTGGCTGGACTGATCTAGCCCTTCAGCCTTCATCTATTGAGGAGATCCCCATGCACTATCCCATCTGCATCGAATGGGGCGACGAACACACCGCCACCGGCATCCAGATTCCCGACATTCCCGGCGCCGTCACCGCCGGCGAAACCTTCGAAACCGCCTACAGTGCCGCCATCGAGATTGCCCACGTCATGCTAAAAGAGCTGGCCCGTGCGGGGCACGCCATTCCCCTGCCCTCTCCCATCCGCAAGCACCGCGCCAACCCCGATTTCGAGGGCATGGGCTGGGGCATGCTGGATATCGATATCGCGCCTTACCTGGGCAAGACCGAGAAGGTCAACGTGACCCTGCCGGGTTATGTCATCCAGCAGATCGACCGCTTTGTCCGCGAGCACAACATCAAGAGCCGGTCGTCCTTCCTGGCCGATGCCGCGCTGGAAAAGCTCGGGCGCTGAAAGCGGCTGCAGAGGGCTGGCCGAGCGGAGTGAGGCCGGTTGGGGTTGCTGCGCAACCCAGCGGGAGCAAGCTCCCTCGCCACAGGGGGTGTGGCCTGCCAAATGGTGGGGGCTGACAGAGGGAAGACTCCAGCCTCAGCGGCCGTAGCTCCCTTTCATGCAATGACCCGAGCCAACCGCACCGCCACACTCACCGCCTGCTCCGCACTGACCACATTGGTGAACCCCATCACCAACCCCTGCCTACCCCCGTCCCCCAGATACCACTGCGACAGCGGCTCAACCGCAATCCCCACCTCCCGAGCCCGCCGCGCAATCTGCACATCGTCCCCCTCCCCCAGCCCAGCCACCACATGCATGCCCCCTGCCTGCGGATCAATCTGCAACCGCCCACCCACCTGCTGGTGCAACGCCTCCACCAGCCACTGCCGCCGACGCGCATACAGGCCACGCATTTTGTTCAGGTGCCGGGCAAAGTGCCCCTCGTTGAGAAAGGCCGCGACCGTTGCCTGCTGCAGGTGCGGGCAGTGGTTGTGCAAACGATCCGCCTGGCGGGCGAACGCTGCGGTCTGTTCGGCGGGCACCACCAGGTAGGCCAGGCGCAGCCCTGGAAACAGGACTTTGCTGAAGGTACCGGTGTAGAGCACGCGGCCCTGCTGGTCGAGGCTCTTGAGGGCCGGCAAGGGCTTGCCCTGGTAGCGATATTCGCTGTCGTAGTCGTCCTCGATGATCCAGCTGCCTTGGCGGTTGGCCCAGTCCAGCAGGGCCAGGCGCCGCGGCAAGGACAGCGACACCCCCAGCGGGCTCTGGTGGGTCGGGGTGACCACGGCGAAACCGGCCTCCGGGGCGCGGGCGATGCCTTGCGCCACGTCCAGGCCCTGATCGTCCACGGGCACCGGCACCAGTTGCGCGCCAGCTTCCAGCAGCGCGTTCCTGGCCATGAAGTAACCGGGCTCTTCCAGCCAGCAGGTGGCGCCCGGGCCCATCAGCGTGTGGCTGATCAGGTCGAGGCAGGCGCGGTAGCCGGCGCAGACGAAAATCTGTTCCGGGTGGCAGTTGATGCCCCGGGAAATCCCCAGGTAGGTGGCAATGGCCGCCCGCAACGGGGCGTAGCCGCGCGCGTCCGTGCGGATTTCGGTGAACGTGACCGAGCGTTTCGCTAATACGTGACCGGTGCTTCCACCCCGGTTGCGCGGGTTCTGGATTGTAATCGCATCGGTCACGATGCGGCTTGTTCCTCGGCTTTTTTTCGGCGCAGCGACTCGCCTTTCATCGTCAGTCGGTAGGCGTTGTGCACCAGGCGGTCGAGGATGGCATCGGCCAGGGTCGGGTCGTTGATCCAGCCGTGCCAGTGCTCGATGGGCAGTTGGCTCGTCAGGATGGTGGAGCGGCTGCCAGCGCGGTCGTCGATCACCTCCAGCAGGTCATGCCGGGCTCCTTCCTCCAGCGGGGCTAGCGCCCAGTCGTCCAGCACCAGGACGTCGACCTTTGCCAGCTGTTGCAGGGTACGGCCGAAGCTGCCGTCGCCATGAGCGATGCGCAGTTGTTCCAGCAGGCGCGGGGTGCGCAGGTACAGGGTGCTATAGCCCTGGCGGCAGGCCTGGTTGCCCAGGGCGCAGGCCAGCCAGGTTTTGCCGGCACCGGTCGGGCCGGTCAGCAGCAGGTTGTGCTGCTGGCGGATCCAGTCGCCACTGGCCAGGGTGGCGATCAGACGCTCGTCCAGGGCGCGTCCGGTGCGGCGGTCGAGATCTTCCAGGCAGGCGTTGGCGTACTTGAGCTTGGCCTTCTTGCGCAGCCGTACCAGGCGCTGGTTGTCACGCCAGGCCAGTTCGCGGTCGAGCAGTAGGCCGAGGCGTTCATCGAAGCTCAGGCTGTGGCTGGCCGGCAGCGTCCATTGCTCTTCCAGGGCGCGGGCCATGCCGTCCAGGCGTAGCTGGTGCAGTTGATTCAGGGTGTGTTGCGGCATCATCGAACAGCTCCTGTTGCGGGGGTTGGTAGTAGTCGGCGCCACGGACGTTCTCGTGGTCGCCGGGTAAGGTCGTTTCGGCGGCACGCTGGGGCAGCGGCTGTTGATCCAGGCCTTGCTGGAGCAGGTTGCGCACGCTGCGCCCGGTGAAGGCGCGCAGGTGTACGGCACGTTCGGCAGCGGCTTCCAGGCGTGCATTGCCATAGCGCCGGGCCAGCGAGAGCAGGCCGAGGCAGGCGCGGTAGCCCATCTCCGGGTGCGGCTTGTGGGTCAGTTGGTGATCGATCAGTTGGCGCGTGTAGGGGCCGATCCGCGCGCCCCAGTCGAGCAGGCGTTGTGGCGTCCATTCGCGATGCGCCTGGTGCGCCGCGGGCATGTGCTCGCGCTGGGTACTGTAAGCGCCGCGTCGCCCCAGCAGCAGGTGGCTGGCCACCCGCCGGTTGCCATGCAGCACTTCCAGGGTGTGTGCCGTCAGTCGCACGTCCACGTTCTGCCGGGCCAGGGCGGAGGGCACGCTGTAGAAGCTGCCATTGACCTCGATGTGGTAGTCGATGCTGACCTTGCAGCGCTTGAAGGTGGCGACCTCGTAGGGATGCACCGGCAGCGCTCGCAAGGCCGGGCGATCCAGGCGCTCGAACCAGTCGCGCCGGCAGCCATCGAGCCGCTTGAACGGGCGCCGATTCAGATCCTCCAGCAGCTCGGCGATGGCCTGGTTAAGCGCATGCAGGCTGAAGAACTGCCGATGGCGCAGCCGCGCCATGATCCAGCGCTCGACCACCTGCACCGCCACCTCGGCCTTGGCCTTGTCCTGAGGCTTGCGTGGCCGTGCCGGCAGGATCACCGTCTGGTAATGACGCGCGCACTCCAGCGTGGCCCGGTTCAGGCCCGGCTCGTAGCGATCCGGCTGGGCGACCAGGGCGCGCGGATTGTCCGGCACAACCATTTCCGGCACGCCGCCAAAGTAGGTCAGAGCCTGGCCCAGCGAGGTCAGCCAGTCCACCTGGGTTTCGCCTGGCGTCGCGCAGGCATAGGTGTAATTCGAGGCGCCCAGGGCGGCGACGAAGATGTGCGCCCGGCGCACTTCGCCGGTGGCCGGGTCGACCACCGGCAGCGTCGGCCCGGCATAGTCGATGAATAGCTTCTCGCCCGCACGGTGCAGCTGACGCATCGAACGTTTGAGCGTCTGGGCGTAGCGCCGGTAGTGCTCGACGAACTGGGTGTAGCGGTAGGTCGGCTGGCCCGCATGCGCGGCGAGATATTCCTCCCACAGCAGCTGCAAGGTCACGCCCTTGCGTCGCAACTCGCGGTGGATGCTCAGCACATCGGGCAGCACTCGCTCACCGCGCGGCTTGTTCGTCGACGTCGGTGCAAACAAGGCGGCCGCCAGCGCGGCCTCGTCCATGGCCACCAGCGCCGGCCAGTCCAGCCCGGCCACCCGCGCCGCCGCGATGTACTTGCTAACCACGCCCTTGGACAGCTGCAAGGCACGGGCAATCTTCTCGTGGGACAAGCCGGCCTCAAACTTGAGGCGCAGACATTCTTTGATGTTTCGCATGGCTACTCGCGGCGCCGCCATCTTCCTCTCCCGAAATCGGTCGAGGATGGCGGCGCATCAGGTCATGCGCAACGAAGGGGAAGGCTTTCGCTAAGTCGTGACCGGCGATTTCGGTAAGCCGTGACCACCTGTTTCGGAACAGGCGGAAAATCGGTCACGTTGCTACCGAAATGAGCGGTCACGCGTTAGCGAAATGACCGGTCACGATCAACCGAAACGGCCGGTCACGGTGCTCCGAAATCCGCACGTCCGGGTAGACCAGGCCTTCGACGCCCGCCTGGCGCAGTTGCCGGCCCGCCAGGCGGGTCCAGAGTTTGCGCGGAAAGGCGTCCAGCGCTGGCAGGCCCATTTGCAGGGCCAGGGGCGAGGTGCCGGCATGGGTCGCTTGGTGGGTCGCGGGAGCCGCTGGGGGGCGCTGCGTGGGTGCGCCAACCGATGCCAGTTGCGGGGTGACAATGGTCCCGGCGGCGCCGCGAGCAGTCAGGTAGCCCTCGCCTATCAGCAGCTGGTAGGCCGCTTCCACGGTGCCCCGCGCCAGGTTGAGTTCCGCCGCCAGGGCGCGCACCGCCGGCACGCGATCCCCCGGGCGCAGGCGGCCATCGGCGATGGACTCGCGAAACCTCTGGTAAAGCTGGCGATAGATCGGCGCCGTCTGGCTGCGGTCCACTTCGAAAGGAAACATCATGGCCTAGTCATTTATGCATTTTTTGGCCCTGTAGCTTAAGCCATCGGCCTTCTACAGTGGGCCATCTCTTTTTAGCGGATGACGGACATGCCCTACACCCTTCAACACCTCGACAGCGAAGCGGCCCTGGCGGCCAGTTTCGACTTAATGCGGGTCTTGCGCCCGCACCTCGGCAGCCCGGCGGCCTATGTCGCCCAAGTGGCCCGGCAAACCGAGCAGGGCTACCGCTTGCTCGCCGCGTGGGACACAGAGCGCATCGTCGGCCTGGCGGGTTACCGCGAGCTGGAAAACCTGCTCTACGGGCGCTTCATCTATGTCGATGACCTGGTGGTGAGCCCGGAGCTTCAGCGCAGCGGCTTGGGTGCGCGGCTGTTGAGCGCGGTGCGGGATGAGGCCGTGCAGCGTCAATGCGAGCACCTGGTGCTGGATACCGGCCTGCATATGCCCCTGGCCCAGCGCTTCTATTTCCGCCAGGGGCTGCTGGCCCGGGGCATGCATTTCACTCAGCGACTTCAGGGTGGGGAGCCGGCATGAACAATCTGCTGCTGATCAACGCCAGCCCCCGTGGGCAGGTTTCCCATGGCAACCAGTTGGCACTGGAGCTGGTGAGCGCCCTGCGCCAACGCCATCCGCAGCTGGAGCTGGTCGAGCGCGATCTGGGGGCCAATCCGTTGCCGCCACTGGGCATGGACTACGCCCACGCCCTGACCACCCCAACGCCCTTCGATGCGCCGCTGTTCGAGGTGTCCGAAGGGCTGATCCGTGAGCTGGAGCGCTGCGATGCCCTGCTGATTGCCACGCCCATGCACAACTTCACCCTGCCGGCCGCGCTCAAGCTGTGGATCGACTACGTGCTGCGCATTCACCGCACCTTCAGCTCCGGCCCGGAGGGCAAGGTCGGCCTGCTGAAAGACCGTCCGGTGCAGGTGCTGGTCAGTTCCGGCGGCTTTCACCAGGGCCCGCGGGCACGCCAACCGGACTTTCTCACGCCTTACCTGCGCCAGGTGCTGAACACCCTCGGCCTGTTCGACCTGCAGTTCACGTATCTGCAGGGCCTGGTGTTCGGTGACGAAGCGCTGCGCGCAACCCTCGACGAGGCCCGCAGCGCACTGTCCTTGCAGCCACTGTTCACCCCTCTTGTTTGTGCCTGATCACTTTTTTCCCTATCGGAGTTTCACCATGAGCCAACTCAGACTGCCCTTTGCCACTTTGTCGCCGGCCGCCTATCAAGGCCTGCTCGCCACCAACAGCGCCCTGGTCGCCAGCCCCCTGGGCTTGCCCCTGGTGGAGCTGGTGTTTTTGCGCGTGTCGCAGATCAACGGCTGCTCGTTCTGCCTGGGCAAACACTCGCAGACCCTGCGTGAATCTGGAGTCGCCCAAAACAAGCTGGATTGCCTCGCCGGCTGGCGCGTCAGCGAACTGTTCAGCGAACGCGAGCGCGCGGCCCTGGCCTGGACCGAAACCCTCACCTACGTCCACGACAAGGGCGCGCCGGACGAGCTCTACGAACCACTGAAAGCGCACTTTAGCGATGTCGAGATTTCCGACCTGACCTTGGCCGTGTCCTTGATGAATGCCTTTAACCGGCTGGCGGTGGGCATGAAGCTCTGAGAGCGAGGTCACTGTCGACAGTGTTGGCTTTGCTTTGGCCTTGTGCAGGCAGTGCGTAGGAGGCAGCTCGGCATCGTTGGCGAGCTTCGCTGGCAAGCCAGCTCCTACGCACCGTCGGGCAACAAAACCGCGCTCAAACCTTGAACCGCGCCACCAACCGATTCAGCTCGATCGCCAGATTGGCCATCTCCCCGCAGGCGCTGGCCGTCTGGCTGGCCCCCGCCGAACTCTGGATCGACAGTTCACGAATACTGGTCAGGTTCTGGTCCGCCTCGCGCGCCACCTGGGCCTGCTCTTCCGAGGCGGTGGCAATCAGCAGGTTGCGTTCGTTGATCTGGGTGATGGCCTGGGCAATCTGCTTGAGCGACACATCGGCGTTCTGCGCCACCGAAATCGAGCTGCTGGCCATCTCCGCGCTGACGTTCATGGCACTCACCGCCTGGGTCGAATCGGCCTGGATCGCGCTGATCATCTGTTCGATTTCCCGGGTCGACTGCTGGGTGCGGTGGGCCAGGGCCCGCACTTCATCGGCCACCACCGCAAAGCCCCGGCCCTGCTCGCCGGCACGGGCGGCTTCGATGGCGGCGTTGAGGGCCAGCAGGTTGGTCTGCTCGGCAATCGCGCGAATCACTTCCACCACTTTGCTGATGTCCTGGGCCCGGCCTGACAGCGCCTTGACCTGCTCACCGGTGCTGGCCACGTTGCCGGCCAGGCCTTCGATGGCGTTCAGGGTCTGGGCCACATTGTCGATGCCGGAACGGGTGAACTCCATCGACTCGCGGGACGACTGTGCAGCCGCTTCGGCGTTGCGGGCCACCTCGTCCACCGCGGCGCTCATTTCGGTCACGGCGGTGGCCGCCTGGCTGACTTCGTCGTTCTGGCGCACCAGGGCACGGCTGGCGTCTTCGGTCACCGCGGTCATTTCTTCCGAGGCCGAAGCCAGCTGGGTGGAGGAGTCGGCGATGTGGGCGATGGTTTCCCGCAGGTTGCTCTGCATCTTCGCCAGGGCGGCCAGCAGGCGGCCGGCTTCATCGCGGCCACTGACCGCGATCTCCCGGGACAGGTCGCTGCCGGCGATGCGCTCGGCCACCGCCAGGGCGTCGCC encodes the following:
- a CDS encoding carboxymuconolactone decarboxylase family protein, whose protein sequence is MSQLRLPFATLSPAAYQGLLATNSALVASPLGLPLVELVFLRVSQINGCSFCLGKHSQTLRESGVAQNKLDCLAGWRVSELFSERERAALAWTETLTYVHDKGAPDELYEPLKAHFSDVEISDLTLAVSLMNAFNRLAVGMKL
- a CDS encoding type II toxin-antitoxin system HicB family antitoxin, whose protein sequence is MHYPICIEWGDEHTATGIQIPDIPGAVTAGETFETAYSAAIEIAHVMLKELARAGHAIPLPSPIRKHRANPDFEGMGWGMLDIDIAPYLGKTEKVNVTLPGYVIQQIDRFVREHNIKSRSSFLADAALEKLGR
- the istB gene encoding IS21-like element IS1474 family helper ATPase IstB translates to MMPQHTLNQLHQLRLDGMARALEEQWTLPASHSLSFDERLGLLLDRELAWRDNQRLVRLRKKAKLKYANACLEDLDRRTGRALDERLIATLASGDWIRQQHNLLLTGPTGAGKTWLACALGNQACRQGYSTLYLRTPRLLEQLRIAHGDGSFGRTLQQLAKVDVLVLDDWALAPLEEGARHDLLEVIDDRAGSRSTILTSQLPIEHWHGWINDPTLADAILDRLVHNAYRLTMKGESLRRKKAEEQAAS
- a CDS encoding GNAT family N-acetyltransferase translates to MPYTLQHLDSEAALAASFDLMRVLRPHLGSPAAYVAQVARQTEQGYRLLAAWDTERIVGLAGYRELENLLYGRFIYVDDLVVSPELQRSGLGARLLSAVRDEAVQRQCEHLVLDTGLHMPLAQRFYFRQGLLARGMHFTQRLQGGEPA
- the istA gene encoding IS21 family transposase — its product is MAAPRVAMRNIKECLRLKFEAGLSHEKIARALQLSKGVVSKYIAAARVAGLDWPALVAMDEAALAAALFAPTSTNKPRGERVLPDVLSIHRELRRKGVTLQLLWEEYLAAHAGQPTYRYTQFVEHYRRYAQTLKRSMRQLHRAGEKLFIDYAGPTLPVVDPATGEVRRAHIFVAALGASNYTYACATPGETQVDWLTSLGQALTYFGGVPEMVVPDNPRALVAQPDRYEPGLNRATLECARHYQTVILPARPRKPQDKAKAEVAVQVVERWIMARLRHRQFFSLHALNQAIAELLEDLNRRPFKRLDGCRRDWFERLDRPALRALPVHPYEVATFKRCKVSIDYHIEVNGSFYSVPSALARQNVDVRLTAHTLEVLHGNRRVASHLLLGRRGAYSTQREHMPAAHQAHREWTPQRLLDWGARIGPYTRQLIDHQLTHKPHPEMGYRACLGLLSLARRYGNARLEAAAERAVHLRAFTGRSVRNLLQQGLDQQPLPQRAAETTLPGDHENVRGADYYQPPQQELFDDAATHPESTAPATPGRHGPRPGRAMDAAGQPQPELR
- a CDS encoding FMN-dependent NADH-azoreductase; this encodes MNNLLLINASPRGQVSHGNQLALELVSALRQRHPQLELVERDLGANPLPPLGMDYAHALTTPTPFDAPLFEVSEGLIRELERCDALLIATPMHNFTLPAALKLWIDYVLRIHRTFSSGPEGKVGLLKDRPVQVLVSSGGFHQGPRARQPDFLTPYLRQVLNTLGLFDLQFTYLQGLVFGDEALRATLDEARSALSLQPLFTPLVCA
- a CDS encoding methyl-accepting chemotaxis protein; this encodes MQSNLRETIAHIADSSTQLASASEEMTAVTEDASRALVRQNDEVSQAATAVTEMSAAVDEVARNAEAAAQSSRESMEFTRSGIDNVAQTLNAIEGLAGNVASTGEQVKALSGRAQDISKVVEVIRAIAEQTNLLALNAAIEAARAGEQGRGFAVVADEVRALAHRTQQSTREIEQMISAIQADSTQAVSAMNVSAEMASSSISVAQNADVSLKQIAQAITQINERNLLIATASEEQAQVAREADQNLTSIRELSIQSSAGASQTASACGEMANLAIELNRLVARFKV